One segment of Nodosilinea sp. PGN35 DNA contains the following:
- a CDS encoding FAD-binding domain-containing protein, translating into MAGLVLFWHRRDLRLGDNVGLAAARDRTPQVVGVFCLDPGILDAGDVAPARVAYMVGCLRALEESYAKAGGQLLVLKGDPSQAIPALATALEAEAVYWNRDVEPYSRQRDQAVVEALKEAGVEFRTTFWDQLLHEPGDVRTGAGDPYTVYTPFWRNWVKRSKAAPLPTPEGLKSLSSKQAEAAEKAGCIDLPSAADLGFTWENGFPVEPGEQAALERLEAFCDGDSRRDRFANRAIAAYDEQRNFPFVDGTSRLSAALKFGAVGIRTVWAAAEAAYGRSRSDETRNNIQTWQQELAWREFYQHVMYFFPELADGPYREPLKNFPWVDNEDHFAAWCEGRTGYPIVDAAMRQLNETGWMHNRCRMIVASFLTKDLIVNWQWGEKYFMQHLVDGDLSANNGGWQWSASSGMDPKPLRIFNPASQAQKFDAEAEYIRQWVPELRSVDTGALVTGKIGERDRGDYPAPIVDHKAQQALFKDKYKAQKS; encoded by the coding sequence ATGGCCGGTTTAGTGTTGTTTTGGCACCGTCGCGATCTGCGCCTGGGGGACAATGTGGGGCTGGCGGCGGCGCGCGATCGCACCCCCCAGGTAGTCGGTGTCTTCTGCCTTGACCCCGGCATTCTCGACGCTGGCGATGTGGCCCCGGCTCGGGTGGCTTATATGGTGGGCTGTCTGCGGGCGCTAGAGGAGAGCTATGCCAAAGCTGGCGGCCAGCTGCTCGTTCTCAAGGGCGACCCCAGCCAGGCGATTCCGGCCCTGGCTACGGCGCTAGAGGCCGAGGCCGTCTACTGGAACCGCGACGTAGAACCCTACTCGCGCCAGCGCGACCAGGCGGTGGTCGAGGCGCTCAAGGAAGCGGGCGTCGAGTTTCGCACCACCTTTTGGGATCAGCTGCTCCACGAGCCGGGGGATGTGCGTACCGGAGCGGGGGATCCCTACACGGTTTACACCCCCTTCTGGCGCAACTGGGTAAAGCGCTCTAAGGCCGCTCCTCTGCCCACACCGGAGGGGTTAAAATCTTTGAGCAGCAAACAGGCCGAGGCCGCAGAGAAAGCGGGCTGCATCGATCTACCCAGCGCGGCGGATCTGGGATTTACCTGGGAGAATGGCTTCCCGGTTGAGCCGGGGGAGCAGGCCGCCCTGGAGCGCCTGGAGGCATTTTGCGACGGCGATTCCCGTAGGGATCGCTTCGCGAATCGCGCCATTGCCGCCTACGACGAGCAGCGCAACTTTCCCTTTGTGGATGGCACCTCGCGGCTGAGCGCGGCGCTGAAGTTTGGGGCGGTGGGCATTCGCACGGTGTGGGCCGCCGCCGAGGCCGCCTACGGGCGCAGCCGCAGCGACGAAACCCGCAACAACATCCAAACCTGGCAGCAGGAGCTGGCCTGGCGCGAGTTTTACCAGCACGTCATGTATTTCTTTCCAGAGTTAGCCGACGGCCCCTACCGCGAGCCGTTAAAGAACTTCCCCTGGGTGGACAACGAAGATCACTTCGCCGCCTGGTGCGAGGGCCGCACCGGCTACCCCATCGTCGATGCCGCTATGCGCCAGCTCAACGAGACCGGCTGGATGCACAACCGCTGCCGCATGATTGTAGCCAGCTTCCTCACTAAAGACCTGATCGTCAACTGGCAGTGGGGCGAGAAGTACTTTATGCAGCACCTGGTGGATGGCGATCTGTCGGCCAACAACGGCGGCTGGCAGTGGAGCGCCTCCAGCGGCATGGATCCTAAACCCCTACGGATTTTTAACCCCGCCAGCCAGGCCCAAAAGTTTGACGCCGAGGCGGAGTACATTCGCCAGTGGGTGCCCGAGCTCAGGTCGGTGGATACGGGGGCATTGGTGACGGGGAAGATTGGGGAGCGCGATCGCGGCGACTACCCGGCCCCCATCGTCGATCACAAAGCCCAGCAGGCGCTATTTAAAGACAAGTACAAAGCCCAAAAGAGCTAG
- a CDS encoding AarF/ABC1/UbiB kinase family protein, which yields MVSSSRLARQKEIVEVVLGNGWDYMRRLLVGGKADEPEIPPPAVLRNILTDLGPVYVKLGQLLSTRPDLMPPAYIEELSSLQSTVPPVDPQVIEAHIRQHLGQPPEELFERLDYRAIAAGSIAQTHKAVLKDGRQVALKVQRPGIERQVERDMTLIRDIAKLVSATQFGQRYNVVDLADEFADALNAELDFTTEAAYTDQLRRNLAKSSWYDSSQLVVPQIYWDLTNSKIMTMEWLEGTPLLKANLLKEDIHSSTIGLRAMATTLLFRAFFKQYFVDGFFHADPHPGNIFYLEDGRVALLDCGMMGHMDPRTRNTMTEMVLAIVNCDAQRCTQLTLQLAEPLKPVNLARLESDYTRLLGRYYGLSLEQINTAEIFGEILAAGIRNNLRWPANVGLFTKSLANLEGAARQFNPGVNLIEEVRPLMADLFRQQLVGDDPLQALLRTGLEFRNLSLSSPRQVGFLLDRLSSEQLKFSLSIQGLDDLRRSLDAASNRQSFSIVVAALIVGAAIVATGRQSSQGQILSIVLFAAASFFGLWLLFSIVRPPRRR from the coding sequence ATGGTTTCCTCGTCTCGTCTGGCCCGACAAAAAGAAATTGTTGAAGTCGTGCTTGGCAACGGCTGGGACTACATGCGGCGGCTACTGGTAGGGGGCAAAGCCGACGAACCCGAAATTCCGCCCCCGGCGGTGCTGCGCAACATTTTGACCGACCTGGGGCCGGTGTACGTCAAGCTGGGGCAGCTGTTGAGCACTCGTCCCGACCTCATGCCCCCGGCCTATATCGAAGAACTCAGCAGCCTGCAAAGCACTGTGCCCCCCGTAGATCCCCAGGTAATTGAGGCCCACATTCGCCAGCATCTGGGGCAGCCGCCGGAGGAGCTGTTTGAGCGGCTGGACTATCGGGCGATCGCCGCCGGTTCCATTGCCCAAACCCACAAAGCCGTGCTCAAAGACGGTCGCCAAGTCGCCCTCAAGGTGCAGCGCCCCGGCATCGAGCGCCAGGTTGAGCGCGACATGACCCTGATTCGCGACATTGCCAAGCTGGTGTCGGCCACCCAGTTTGGTCAGCGCTATAACGTGGTCGATTTGGCCGACGAATTTGCCGATGCCCTCAACGCCGAACTCGACTTCACCACCGAGGCTGCCTACACCGACCAGCTCAGGCGCAACCTGGCTAAAAGTAGCTGGTACGACTCCAGCCAGCTCGTGGTGCCTCAGATCTATTGGGATTTGACCAATTCCAAAATTATGACTATGGAGTGGCTGGAGGGTACTCCGCTGCTCAAGGCCAACCTGCTCAAGGAAGACATTCACAGCAGCACCATTGGCCTGCGGGCTATGGCCACCACGCTGCTGTTTCGCGCGTTTTTTAAGCAGTATTTTGTCGATGGCTTCTTCCACGCTGACCCTCACCCCGGCAATATTTTTTACCTTGAAGATGGCCGGGTGGCCCTGCTCGACTGCGGCATGATGGGCCATATGGATCCGCGCACCCGCAACACCATGACTGAAATGGTGCTGGCGATCGTCAACTGCGACGCCCAGCGCTGCACCCAGCTCACCCTCCAGCTGGCGGAGCCCCTCAAACCCGTCAACCTGGCTCGCCTAGAGAGCGACTACACCCGCCTGTTAGGGCGCTACTACGGCCTCAGCCTGGAGCAGATCAACACCGCCGAAATTTTTGGCGAAATTTTGGCGGCGGGCATTCGCAACAACCTGCGCTGGCCCGCCAACGTGGGGCTGTTTACCAAATCCCTGGCCAACCTGGAGGGGGCCGCCCGGCAGTTTAACCCCGGCGTCAATTTAATTGAGGAAGTGCGCCCGCTGATGGCCGACCTGTTTCGTCAGCAGCTGGTGGGGGATGACCCCCTCCAGGCGCTGCTGCGCACGGGGCTGGAGTTTCGCAATCTATCGTTGAGTTCGCCGCGCCAGGTGGGCTTTCTGCTCGATCGCCTCAGTTCAGAGCAGCTCAAGTTTAGCCTCAGCATTCAGGGCCTAGACGACCTGCGCCGCAGCCTGGACGCCGCCTCTAACCGGCAGTCGTTCAGTATTGTGGTGGCGGCGCTGATTGTCGGGGCGGCGATCGTGGCTACCGGGCGGCAGTCGTCCCAGGGGCAGATTCTCAGTATTGTTTTGTTTGCGGCGGCCAGCTTCTTTGGCCTGTGGCTGCTGTTCAGCATCGTGCGCCCCCCCCGGCGGCGGTAA
- a CDS encoding HupE/UreJ family protein, giving the protein MNYRVAGLRSIGASFSQKLLGRGVVGAIAALLLLPLPSLAHHPLGGQVPATFAEGFLSGLAHPVIGLDHLAFVVAVGLLAAVSTWGIAIPVAFVLAAMVGTGLHLAEIALPAVELVVAGSVLGFGVLLALRHRPQSIVLTGLAVLAGLFHGFAYGEAIFGSEPMPLVAYLVGFTAVQMGIAIAAFWVGRQLTQRSTALVVQRAGLVICGVGATFLATALLNGLLPA; this is encoded by the coding sequence ATGAATTATCGCGTTGCTGGGTTGAGATCTATCGGGGCCAGTTTTTCACAGAAGTTGCTGGGTCGGGGCGTGGTCGGGGCGATCGCCGCGCTGCTGCTGCTGCCCCTGCCCAGCCTGGCCCACCACCCCCTCGGGGGGCAGGTGCCCGCCACCTTTGCCGAGGGCTTTTTGTCGGGGCTGGCCCACCCGGTCATTGGCCTCGACCACCTGGCCTTTGTGGTAGCCGTGGGCCTGCTGGCCGCGGTGAGCACCTGGGGAATTGCGATTCCCGTAGCCTTTGTGCTGGCGGCCATGGTTGGCACCGGGCTGCACCTGGCGGAGATCGCGCTACCGGCAGTGGAGTTGGTAGTTGCCGGATCGGTGCTCGGGTTTGGGGTGCTGCTGGCGCTACGCCACCGTCCTCAAAGCATTGTGCTCACGGGCTTGGCGGTGCTAGCCGGTCTGTTCCACGGGTTTGCCTACGGCGAGGCAATTTTTGGCTCTGAGCCCATGCCGCTGGTGGCCTATCTGGTCGGGTTTACAGCGGTGCAGATGGGGATTGCGATCGCCGCCTTTTGGGTCGGGCGACAGCTCACCCAGCGGTCTACGGCTCTCGTTGTGCAGCGGGCTGGCCTGGTGATCTGCGGGGTTGGGGCCACGTTTCTCGCCACGGCGCTACTCAATGGTCTGCTGCCGGCTTAG
- a CDS encoding ligase-associated DNA damage response exonuclease: MALITVRPEGLYCEKGDFYIDPWRPVATALVTHAHSDHARSGSTNYIATAQSEGILRRRLGQDIQLRGVTYGEKLKLGETWVSFHSAGHVLGSAQIRVEHRDQVWVVSGDYKRCADPSCAPFEVVPCDTFITEATFGLPIYRWESGATTTRQIYDWWQGDGDRPSILFCYAFGKAQRVLSELVALTDQPVYVHGAIHALTEIYRQQGVAMVPTICTSEMPKGHKYTGDLVLAPPSGHRSSWMKRFKHPQTAFASGWMAVRGARRRRGYERGFVLSDHADWPGLIQTVKDTGAKRVYVTHGQSDVVSRYLQESLHLEAMPLDTLFEGEGDI, from the coding sequence ATGGCCCTTATTACCGTGCGCCCCGAGGGGCTGTACTGCGAAAAAGGCGACTTCTACATCGACCCCTGGCGGCCGGTGGCGACGGCGCTGGTTACCCATGCCCACAGCGACCACGCGCGATCGGGCTCGACTAACTACATCGCCACCGCCCAGTCGGAGGGGATTTTGCGCCGCCGACTGGGGCAAGACATTCAGCTGCGAGGGGTGACCTACGGCGAGAAGCTCAAGCTGGGGGAAACCTGGGTGTCGTTTCACTCGGCGGGGCATGTGCTGGGCTCGGCCCAGATTCGCGTGGAGCATCGGGATCAGGTGTGGGTGGTGTCGGGCGACTACAAGCGCTGCGCCGACCCCTCCTGCGCTCCCTTTGAGGTGGTGCCCTGCGATACCTTCATCACCGAGGCCACCTTTGGCCTGCCTATCTACCGGTGGGAAAGCGGCGCGACGACCACTCGCCAGATCTACGACTGGTGGCAGGGCGATGGCGATCGCCCGTCAATTCTCTTTTGCTACGCCTTCGGTAAGGCTCAGCGGGTGCTGAGTGAGCTGGTCGCGCTGACGGATCAGCCGGTGTACGTTCACGGTGCAATTCACGCGCTGACAGAAATCTACCGCCAGCAGGGGGTGGCAATGGTGCCGACGATCTGCACCTCAGAGATGCCCAAGGGGCACAAATACACGGGGGATCTGGTGCTGGCCCCGCCCTCGGGCCACCGCTCTAGCTGGATGAAGCGGTTCAAGCACCCCCAGACCGCCTTCGCTTCGGGATGGATGGCGGTGCGGGGGGCGCGGCGACGGCGGGGCTACGAGCGGGGCTTTGTGCTCTCTGACCACGCCGACTGGCCGGGGTTGATTCAAACGGTGAAGGATACGGGGGCAAAGCGGGTGTACGTTACCCACGGCCAGTCGGACGTGGTGTCGCGCTATCTGCAAGAATCGTTACACCTAGAGGCTATGCCCCTAGACACATTGTTTGAGGGAGAAGGGGATATTTAA
- a CDS encoding DUF3493 domain-containing protein: protein MPPEYSHPDQLPDQPPKGMSTEKYARLKAEAKAPYKGLRKFIYGAVGASGAIGAFIFFTQLLAGRDVGNALPNLGVQLGVIAIVVLLFRLEKKD, encoded by the coding sequence ATGCCCCCCGAATATAGCCACCCCGACCAATTGCCAGACCAGCCCCCCAAGGGCATGAGCACCGAGAAATATGCCCGGCTTAAAGCCGAGGCCAAGGCCCCCTACAAAGGGCTGCGCAAGTTTATCTACGGGGCCGTGGGGGCCTCGGGGGCGATCGGAGCGTTTATCTTTTTTACCCAACTGCTGGCCGGACGCGATGTGGGCAATGCGCTGCCCAACTTGGGGGTGCAGCTGGGGGTGATTGCGATCGTGGTGCTGCTGTTTCGGCTGGAGAAGAAAGATTGA
- a CDS encoding cupin domain-containing protein — translation MADSAASTPADAEIITVRPQHDTATLQKLPYFVGISGATAGSQGISMNLVIIPPGASAEPHFHRDYETAIYILKGRVKTAYGEGLKKTIVNEAGDFLYIPPGVPHQPTNLSATEPAQALVARNDPNEQENVVLYSA, via the coding sequence ATGGCCGATTCAGCCGCTTCCACTCCCGCCGATGCCGAAATCATTACCGTGCGGCCCCAGCACGACACCGCGACGCTGCAAAAGCTGCCCTACTTCGTGGGCATTTCTGGAGCCACGGCGGGCTCCCAGGGGATTTCGATGAATCTGGTGATCATTCCGCCAGGAGCCTCGGCGGAGCCCCATTTTCACCGAGACTACGAAACGGCCATCTACATCCTCAAGGGGCGGGTTAAAACGGCCTACGGGGAGGGACTGAAGAAAACCATCGTCAACGAGGCGGGCGACTTTCTCTACATTCCGCCGGGGGTGCCCCACCAGCCCACCAACCTCAGCGCTACCGAACCAGCCCAGGCCCTCGTGGCCCGCAACGACCCCAACGAGCAGGAAAACGTGGTGCTGTACAGCGCGTGA
- a CDS encoding glycoside hydrolase family 10 protein, with protein sequence MGRGWMGRGWRRSLLSFGAALILVVGGSGPLPLLPRAAAMVPVEVAQATGPKQGLGEQADPRPNLPRPSIPVVIPTDIQTHWAKACITELVEQRLIAPDARGLFYPDDPILWGDYVTLLNLIAPVGPAQGWANPLERALGVQSAPTVAAHYPDAYFQRDRPLVRAEGIMALATKLGGSHQIAANTLINASLEDGRQVPPYAREGVAAALTQGVVVNYPQANRMHPTQRLTRGEAAALLCRAAPNQALRQTIDPAWVTQAQTTAVPVPTRELRGVWLTNIDSQVLFSTEALQGAINRLADLNFNTIYPVVWNYGHTLYPSATARRELGVSQHLMGDLRAPGPASESDRDMLREAIDFGHARGMAVVPWFEFGFMAPANYELYRRHPDWFTQKRAEPAPLSPGSRRSGDGPKLAMGLDQSKGSAQVTTALDSPKAGELAREKHRTDQWIAQVDEFLPDDAPMADPGIWMEGNVIPRRWMNPFHPQVQKFQLELINDLVSNYEVDGFQFDDHLGLPVDFGYDPFTINLYRAEHGGRAPSNNPQDAEWMAWRANKISDFLGEVYKLVKARRPNAVVSISPNPYPFAYVNYLQDWPEWVNRGIVDELVIQVYRSDQNRFMWEMNKPSVQAARRKIPVSIGILSGLRAAPVRMDFIADQMAAVRDRAGAGMSFFFYESLWISPPPETADQRVSQLRQAFASPATRPGR encoded by the coding sequence ATGGGTAGAGGGTGGATGGGTCGGGGGTGGCGGCGATCGCTGCTAAGTTTTGGCGCGGCGCTGATTTTGGTGGTAGGCGGCTCAGGGCCACTGCCCCTGCTGCCCAGGGCGGCGGCGATGGTGCCGGTTGAGGTGGCCCAGGCCACTGGCCCTAAGCAGGGCCTAGGCGAGCAGGCCGATCCCAGGCCCAATCTCCCACGGCCCTCGATTCCTGTCGTCATTCCCACGGACATTCAAACCCACTGGGCCAAGGCATGCATCACGGAGCTGGTCGAACAGCGCCTGATCGCCCCCGACGCCAGGGGGCTGTTTTACCCCGACGACCCCATTCTCTGGGGTGACTACGTCACCCTGCTCAACCTGATCGCGCCCGTGGGGCCAGCCCAGGGGTGGGCCAACCCCCTAGAGCGGGCGCTGGGGGTGCAGAGTGCGCCCACGGTGGCGGCCCACTACCCCGACGCCTACTTTCAGCGCGATCGCCCCCTGGTGCGAGCTGAGGGCATTATGGCCCTGGCCACCAAGCTGGGCGGCAGCCACCAAATTGCCGCCAACACCCTGATCAACGCCAGCCTTGAGGACGGCCGCCAGGTGCCCCCCTACGCCCGCGAAGGAGTGGCCGCCGCCCTCACCCAGGGCGTGGTGGTGAACTATCCCCAGGCCAACCGCATGCACCCCACCCAGCGGCTCACGCGGGGCGAGGCGGCGGCGCTGCTGTGCCGCGCCGCGCCAAACCAGGCTCTACGCCAGACGATTGACCCCGCCTGGGTGACCCAGGCCCAGACTACCGCCGTGCCTGTGCCCACCCGCGAACTGCGCGGCGTGTGGCTGACCAACATCGATAGCCAGGTGCTGTTTTCTACCGAAGCGTTACAGGGGGCGATCAATCGCCTGGCCGACCTCAACTTCAACACGATTTACCCGGTGGTGTGGAACTACGGCCACACCCTCTACCCCAGCGCCACCGCCCGGCGTGAGCTGGGGGTGAGTCAGCATTTGATGGGCGATCTGCGTGCCCCTGGCCCCGCCAGCGAGAGCGATCGCGACATGCTGCGGGAGGCCATCGACTTTGGCCACGCCCGGGGCATGGCGGTGGTGCCCTGGTTTGAGTTTGGCTTTATGGCCCCCGCCAACTACGAACTCTACCGCCGCCACCCCGACTGGTTTACCCAAAAGCGGGCCGAGCCAGCGCCCCTCTCCCCTGGCAGCCGCCGGTCAGGGGATGGGCCGAAGCTGGCTATGGGGTTAGACCAGTCCAAGGGGTCTGCCCAGGTAACCACTGCGCTAGACTCCCCCAAGGCCGGTGAACTGGCCCGCGAAAAGCACCGCACCGATCAGTGGATTGCCCAGGTGGACGAGTTTCTGCCCGACGATGCCCCCATGGCCGACCCCGGCATTTGGATGGAGGGCAACGTGATTCCGCGCCGCTGGATGAACCCCTTTCACCCCCAGGTGCAGAAGTTTCAGCTGGAGCTAATCAACGATCTGGTCTCCAACTACGAGGTGGATGGCTTTCAGTTTGACGACCACCTGGGCCTGCCGGTGGACTTTGGCTACGACCCCTTCACCATCAACCTCTACCGGGCCGAGCACGGCGGTCGAGCCCCCTCCAACAACCCCCAGGACGCCGAGTGGATGGCCTGGCGGGCCAACAAGATCTCTGATTTTCTCGGCGAGGTCTACAAGCTGGTGAAGGCGCGGCGGCCCAACGCGGTGGTGTCGATTTCGCCCAACCCCTACCCCTTTGCCTACGTCAACTACCTGCAAGACTGGCCCGAGTGGGTCAACCGGGGGATTGTCGATGAGCTGGTGATTCAGGTCTATCGCAGCGACCAAAACCGCTTCATGTGGGAGATGAACAAGCCCTCGGTGCAGGCGGCGCGGCGCAAGATTCCGGTGAGCATCGGCATTCTCAGCGGTCTGCGCGCCGCCCCGGTGAGAATGGACTTTATTGCCGACCAGATGGCGGCGGTGCGCGATCGCGCCGGGGCGGGCATGTCGTTCTTCTTCTACGAATCGCTGTGGATCTCGCCGCCGCCCGAGACCGCCGACCAGCGGGTGAGCCAGCTTCGGCAGGCGTTTGCTAGCCCGGCTACGCGTCCCGGTCGGTAG
- a CDS encoding translation initiation factor, with translation MGKNKSGNKSGAGEARGASQGGDRHAYREFGPAADPLARAVPDRPASQQTVRVQVSRKGRGGKTVTIINGFQHSPDRLAALAKQLKAQCGTGGTAKDDAIEIQGDHADKLVELLVAKGYQAKRSGG, from the coding sequence ATGGGCAAGAACAAATCTGGCAATAAGTCTGGAGCGGGCGAGGCTCGGGGTGCCTCCCAGGGGGGCGATCGCCACGCCTACCGGGAGTTCGGCCCCGCCGCTGACCCCCTGGCGCGGGCGGTGCCCGATCGCCCCGCCAGCCAGCAGACGGTGCGGGTACAGGTGAGTCGCAAGGGGCGCGGCGGCAAAACCGTCACTATTATCAACGGCTTTCAGCACAGCCCCGACCGGCTCGCGGCCCTGGCCAAGCAGCTCAAGGCCCAGTGCGGCACGGGCGGCACCGCCAAAGACGATGCCATCGAAATTCAGGGCGACCACGCCGACAAGCTAGTCGAACTTCTGGTGGCCAAGGGCTACCAGGCTAAACGGAGCGGAGGTTAA
- a CDS encoding succinate dehydrogenase/fumarate reductase iron-sulfur subunit yields the protein MQLHLQVWRQPSADTPGQFRPYTVANAHPDMSFLELLDVLNEQLIHAGEVPVEFDHDCREGICGSCGVMINGKAHGGLPQTATCQLYLRHFEDGAEITIEPWRAKGFPVIKDLVVERSALDRIVMAGGYISVKTGSAPEANALPVPKANADAAFDYAACIGCGACVAACPNASASLFTAAKVAHLALLPQGHPERHQRVLAMGNQMAAEGFGDCSNHGECQAVCPKGISIDAIASMRREYVRALKSFEF from the coding sequence ATGCAACTTCACCTCCAGGTCTGGCGGCAGCCCAGCGCCGATACCCCCGGCCAGTTCCGCCCTTACACCGTGGCCAATGCCCACCCCGATATGTCGTTTTTAGAGCTGCTGGACGTGCTCAACGAGCAGCTGATCCACGCGGGGGAGGTGCCGGTGGAGTTTGACCACGACTGCCGCGAGGGCATCTGCGGCTCCTGCGGCGTGATGATCAACGGCAAGGCCCACGGCGGCCTGCCCCAGACTGCCACCTGCCAGCTCTACCTGCGCCATTTTGAAGATGGCGCAGAAATCACCATCGAGCCCTGGCGGGCGAAGGGCTTTCCGGTCATTAAAGATCTGGTGGTGGAGCGATCGGCCCTCGATCGCATCGTTATGGCGGGCGGCTACATCTCGGTCAAAACCGGCTCAGCCCCCGAGGCCAATGCCCTCCCCGTGCCCAAGGCCAATGCCGATGCCGCCTTTGACTACGCCGCCTGCATAGGCTGCGGGGCCTGCGTGGCGGCCTGCCCCAACGCCTCGGCCTCCCTCTTCACCGCCGCCAAGGTGGCCCACCTGGCCCTGCTGCCCCAGGGACACCCCGAACGGCACCAGCGGGTACTGGCCATGGGCAACCAGATGGCCGCCGAGGGCTTTGGCGACTGCTCCAACCACGGCGAGTGCCAGGCGGTGTGCCCCAAGGGAATTTCGATCGATGCGATCGCATCCATGCGCCGCGAATACGTCCGCGCTTTAAAGAGTTTTGAGTTTTAA
- a CDS encoding WD40 repeat domain-containing protein yields the protein MSMRTLAMPLQPPNPLPQGDPDGDPAAFELVDMATASDRPPAGATSPEPPSRATHWACTQVLTGHSSWVRSVAVSADGNFIVSGSGDKTVRVWNLATGHTMRVIEGHRAWVRAVAVSPDRTCFASVSNDNTVQLWDFTTGAALGQLEGHTSWVRALAFSPNGKYLFSGGQDHKICIWRLSDQTLLHHFNGHTHWVRSIAVSHDGTTLISGSQDQTIRLYRIKGKGRNHVLTGHTGEVLAVKASPNNWLLASASADCTVRFWKLNSGRQTTCFKAHAAPVNGLAFSPDGRLLATASNDSTIRLWDMEQGRLVSILQGHEGWVWGVDFAPDGTTLVSAGWDGTVRVWQEA from the coding sequence ATGTCGATGCGTACCCTTGCCATGCCCCTCCAGCCCCCCAACCCTCTTCCCCAGGGCGATCCAGATGGCGATCCCGCCGCCTTTGAACTGGTGGATATGGCCACTGCCTCTGACCGCCCACCGGCAGGTGCAACGTCCCCTGAGCCGCCGTCCCGCGCTACCCACTGGGCCTGCACTCAGGTGCTCACGGGCCACAGCAGCTGGGTGCGATCGGTGGCGGTGAGCGCCGACGGCAACTTCATCGTCAGCGGCAGCGGCGACAAAACCGTGCGGGTGTGGAACTTGGCCACGGGGCACACCATGCGGGTGATCGAGGGCCATCGGGCCTGGGTGCGGGCCGTGGCCGTCAGCCCCGATCGCACCTGCTTTGCCAGCGTCAGCAACGACAACACCGTTCAGCTTTGGGATTTCACCACCGGGGCTGCCCTGGGCCAGCTGGAAGGGCACACCAGCTGGGTGCGGGCATTGGCCTTTAGCCCCAACGGCAAGTACCTGTTTAGCGGTGGCCAAGACCACAAAATTTGTATTTGGCGCTTGAGCGACCAAACCCTGCTGCATCACTTCAACGGCCATACCCACTGGGTGCGCTCCATCGCCGTGAGCCACGATGGCACCACCCTGATCAGCGGCAGCCAGGATCAAACCATTCGGCTGTACCGCATCAAGGGCAAGGGCCGCAATCACGTGCTGACGGGCCATACCGGCGAGGTGCTGGCGGTGAAGGCGAGCCCCAACAACTGGCTGCTGGCCAGCGCCAGCGCCGACTGCACCGTGCGCTTTTGGAAGCTGAACAGTGGCCGCCAGACTACCTGCTTTAAAGCCCATGCGGCCCCGGTCAACGGCCTGGCCTTTAGCCCCGACGGCAGACTGCTGGCCACCGCCAGTAACGACAGCACCATTCGCCTGTGGGACATGGAGCAGGGTCGCCTGGTGTCGATTTTGCAGGGCCATGAGGGCTGGGTCTGGGGGGTAGATTTTGCCCCCGATGGGACAACCCTGGTCAGCGCTGGCTGGGACGGCACGGTGAGGGTTTGGCAGGAGGCGTGA
- a CDS encoding addiction module antidote protein — protein MNHIQTFPWDAADHLETPEDMAAYLEAALEEGDPALIVAVLGDIARSKGMTHVARETGLGRESLYKALSIEGNPEFGTVIKVIKALGLQLHATPIP, from the coding sequence ATGAATCATATCCAAACGTTTCCTTGGGATGCTGCAGACCATCTAGAAACTCCCGAAGATATGGCGGCCTATCTTGAAGCTGCTCTAGAAGAGGGTGATCCAGCACTTATTGTGGCGGTTTTGGGCGACATTGCTCGCTCTAAGGGTATGACCCATGTTGCCCGTGAAACTGGCCTTGGCCGTGAGAGTTTATACAAGGCGCTTTCAATCGAAGGCAACCCAGAGTTTGGCACAGTTATTAAGGTCATCAAAGCCTTGGGACTGCAATTGCACGCCACTCCGATACCTTAA